The proteins below are encoded in one region of Malaclemys terrapin pileata isolate rMalTer1 chromosome 20, rMalTer1.hap1, whole genome shotgun sequence:
- the LOC128826596 gene encoding platelet glycoprotein VI-like isoform X1 — protein MASAFTVLLLGCWLAGHSGVWGVYEFLKPTIWVSPSRVVALGGSVTIHCEGRQRSMEFFLHKAGHQNRQVRTVPDGTVAEFPITSVGQEDGGSYTCHYRSLADQNRWSYPSDPVDMIVGELSYPKPNIYLSPSGGVSLGGAVTIRCQGQHQGVQFVLNKERRHFPPADSDGSEVVFSSSNVHRDLGGRYSCSYYSRSEPFAVSYPSDPVELVVRDPSLPRPSISLNLTGVTAPGVDITIRCQGQFRDVRFFLHKAGDLNPQRHMDPAEDGAEFRIPTVGRQHRGNYSCSYRPQSEPFISSQPSDTMELMVAGEGPGSTATLPARPSKGVSESPAPPGLTSPTIAGVSAAAAVLLVAFVCFRKIRARKGAAPRPSSTIPLGVLKAPAQQDLVYSSVDEGKETQTLEPNPGTDGLTYAELDHQAWNTKRRDLAPGPEPAQPSVYATINVSRGP, from the exons ATGGCGTCTGCTTTCACAGTCCTCCTCCTCG gctgctggctggccgGGCACAGcggggtgtggggag TGTATGAATTTCTCAAACCCACCATCTGGGTGAGCCCCAGCAGGGTGGTGGCGCTCGGGGGAAGCGTCACCATCCACTGTGAGGGTCGGCAACGGTCCATGGAGTTCTTTCTGCATAAAGCTGGACACCAGAACCGGCAGGTGCGGACGGTGCCTGATGGGACCGTGGCTGAATTTCCCATCACCAGTGTTGGCCAGGAAGATGGAGGGAGCTACACCTGCCACTATCGCTCTCTAGCGGATCAGAATCGCTGGTCATATCCCAGCGACCCCGTCGACATGATTGTCGGAG AGCTCAGCTACCCCAAACCCAACATCTACCTGAGCCCCAGTGGGGGGGTCTCCCTGGGGGGAGCCGTGACCATCCGGTGTCAGGGGCAGCACCAGGGTGTGCAGTTCGTGCTGAATAAAGAGCGACGCCATTTCCCACCTGCGGATTCGGACGGGTCTGAGGTTGTGTTTTCCAGCAGCAACGTTCACCGGGATCTCGGCGGGAGATACAGCTGCTCCTATTACAGCCGATCGGAGCCGTTTGCCGTGTCGTACCCCAGCGACCCAGTGGAGCTGGTGGTGAGAG ATCCCAGCTTACCCAGACCCTCCATCTCTCTAAACCTCACTGGGGTCACCGCCCCAGGGGTAGACATCACCATCCGGTGTCAGGGGCAGTTCCGGGACGTGAGGTTCTTCCTGCACAAGGCTGGAGACCTGAACCCGCAGCGACACATGGACCCTGCTGAGGACGGGGCCGAGTTCCGCATCCCCACAGTGGGCCGGCAGCACAGAGGGAACTACAGTTGCAGCTACCGGCCCCAATCAGAGCCCTTCATCTCCTCGCAGCCCAGCGACACCATGGAGCTGATggtagcaggtgaggggcccggCTCCACAGCCACGCTCCCAGCCAGACCCTCAAAAG GCGTATCGGAATCGCCGGCACCTCCAGGTCTGACCAGCCCCACCATCGCCGGGGTGAGCGCGGCAGCCGCCGTCCTCCTCGTGGCCTTCGTCTGCTTCAGAAAAATCCGAGCCA GAAAAGGAGCCGCACCGAGACCGAGCAG CACTATCCCCTTGGGGGTGTTGAAGGCCCCGGCTCAGCAAGACCTCGTCT ACTCCTCCGTTGATGAAGGGAAAGAGACACAGACCCTG GAGCCCAACCCAGGCACCGACGGACTCACCTATGCCGAGCTGGACCACCAGGCATGGAACACAAAGCGGCGGGACCTGGCCCCTGGCCCTGAGCCCGCCCAGCCCAGCGTATACGCCACAATCAACGTGAGCCGGGGGCCCTGA
- the LOC128826596 gene encoding immunoglobulin superfamily member 1-like isoform X2, with the protein MMDGLNGSGGAVGVVSPLFNSCLLLKAVYEFLKPTIWVSPSRVVALGGSVTIHCEGRQRSMEFFLHKAGHQNRQVRTVPDGTVAEFPITSVGQEDGGSYTCHYRSLADQNRWSYPSDPVDMIVGELSYPKPNIYLSPSGGVSLGGAVTIRCQGQHQGVQFVLNKERRHFPPADSDGSEVVFSSSNVHRDLGGRYSCSYYSRSEPFAVSYPSDPVELVVRDPSLPRPSISLNLTGVTAPGVDITIRCQGQFRDVRFFLHKAGDLNPQRHMDPAEDGAEFRIPTVGRQHRGNYSCSYRPQSEPFISSQPSDTMELMVAGVSESPAPPGLTSPTIAGVSAAAAVLLVAFVCFRKIRARKGAAPRPSSTIPLGVLKAPAQQDLVYSSVDEGKETQTLEPNPGTDGLTYAELDHQAWNTKRRDLAPGPEPAQPSVYATINVSRGP; encoded by the exons ATGATGGAtggactgaatgggagtggaggggcGGTGGGGGTTGTGTCTCCCCTGTTTAACTCCTGTCTCTTGTTGAAAGCAGTGTATGAATTTCTCAAACCCACCATCTGGGTGAGCCCCAGCAGGGTGGTGGCGCTCGGGGGAAGCGTCACCATCCACTGTGAGGGTCGGCAACGGTCCATGGAGTTCTTTCTGCATAAAGCTGGACACCAGAACCGGCAGGTGCGGACGGTGCCTGATGGGACCGTGGCTGAATTTCCCATCACCAGTGTTGGCCAGGAAGATGGAGGGAGCTACACCTGCCACTATCGCTCTCTAGCGGATCAGAATCGCTGGTCATATCCCAGCGACCCCGTCGACATGATTGTCGGAG AGCTCAGCTACCCCAAACCCAACATCTACCTGAGCCCCAGTGGGGGGGTCTCCCTGGGGGGAGCCGTGACCATCCGGTGTCAGGGGCAGCACCAGGGTGTGCAGTTCGTGCTGAATAAAGAGCGACGCCATTTCCCACCTGCGGATTCGGACGGGTCTGAGGTTGTGTTTTCCAGCAGCAACGTTCACCGGGATCTCGGCGGGAGATACAGCTGCTCCTATTACAGCCGATCGGAGCCGTTTGCCGTGTCGTACCCCAGCGACCCAGTGGAGCTGGTGGTGAGAG ATCCCAGCTTACCCAGACCCTCCATCTCTCTAAACCTCACTGGGGTCACCGCCCCAGGGGTAGACATCACCATCCGGTGTCAGGGGCAGTTCCGGGACGTGAGGTTCTTCCTGCACAAGGCTGGAGACCTGAACCCGCAGCGACACATGGACCCTGCTGAGGACGGGGCCGAGTTCCGCATCCCCACAGTGGGCCGGCAGCACAGAGGGAACTACAGTTGCAGCTACCGGCCCCAATCAGAGCCCTTCATCTCCTCGCAGCCCAGCGACACCATGGAGCTGATggtagcag GCGTATCGGAATCGCCGGCACCTCCAGGTCTGACCAGCCCCACCATCGCCGGGGTGAGCGCGGCAGCCGCCGTCCTCCTCGTGGCCTTCGTCTGCTTCAGAAAAATCCGAGCCA GAAAAGGAGCCGCACCGAGACCGAGCAG CACTATCCCCTTGGGGGTGTTGAAGGCCCCGGCTCAGCAAGACCTCGTCT ACTCCTCCGTTGATGAAGGGAAAGAGACACAGACCCTG GAGCCCAACCCAGGCACCGACGGACTCACCTATGCCGAGCTGGACCACCAGGCATGGAACACAAAGCGGCGGGACCTGGCCCCTGGCCCTGAGCCCGCCCAGCCCAGCGTATACGCCACAATCAACGTGAGCCGGGGGCCCTGA